One Rhizobiales bacterium GAS188 DNA window includes the following coding sequences:
- a CDS encoding monosaccharide ABC transporter membrane protein, CUT2 family — MLKKELGLFILILVVGTAVAVMNPRFISPINLSNTANLIGLFGLFSIGEGFVIITGGIDLSIGSIFALLGVIFVDLLVTYQLHWLLAVVVVVLAGLGLGAIHGFLVTRMRLQPFVVTLCGLLIYRGVARYYTNDGTAGFEFGQSFPALEWLTTGRSFGVPHSFVMFLVVALAMSVVLHRSIYGRYLFAIGKNEEAARYSGIRTQRIIATAYIICGGLAGLSSIYLTMYTRSISPASHGNFYELYGIAAAVLGGCSLRGGEGSILGIVLGTILLQVLQNLVNLLGIPSSLNFAVMGTVILIGVIADQQLVRLRRSAGARRAEEPSTKVATSS, encoded by the coding sequence ATGCTGAAGAAGGAACTCGGCCTGTTCATCCTGATCCTCGTGGTCGGCACCGCGGTCGCCGTGATGAATCCGCGCTTCATCTCACCGATCAATTTGTCGAACACAGCCAATCTGATCGGGCTCTTCGGGTTGTTCTCGATCGGGGAAGGCTTCGTCATCATCACGGGCGGCATCGATCTATCGATCGGATCGATATTCGCGCTGCTCGGCGTCATCTTCGTCGATCTCCTCGTCACCTATCAGCTCCACTGGCTGCTGGCGGTGGTGGTGGTCGTGCTGGCGGGCCTCGGGCTCGGCGCCATCCATGGCTTCCTGGTGACCAGGATGCGCCTGCAGCCCTTCGTCGTGACTTTGTGCGGGCTGCTCATCTATCGCGGCGTGGCGCGCTATTACACCAATGACGGCACGGCGGGCTTCGAATTCGGCCAGAGCTTTCCTGCGCTCGAATGGCTGACGACGGGGCGCAGCTTCGGCGTGCCGCATTCCTTCGTGATGTTCCTGGTCGTGGCGCTGGCGATGTCGGTGGTGCTGCACCGCTCGATCTATGGCCGTTACCTGTTCGCGATCGGCAAGAACGAAGAGGCGGCGCGCTATTCGGGCATCCGCACCCAACGCATCATCGCTACCGCCTATATCATCTGCGGCGGGCTCGCCGGCCTCTCGTCGATCTATCTGACGATGTATACGCGTTCCATCTCGCCCGCCTCGCACGGCAATTTCTACGAGCTCTACGGCATCGCGGCCGCCGTGCTCGGAGGCTGCTCGCTGCGCGGCGGCGAAGGCTCGATCCTCGGCATCGTGCTCGGCACCATCCTGCTGCAGGTGCTGCAGAATCTCGTGAACCTGCTCGGCATTCCAAGCTCGCTCAATTTCGCCGTGATGGGCACCGTCATCCTGATCGGCGTCATCGCCGACCAGCAGTTGGTCCGGCTGCGGCGATCGGCCGGGGCGCGCCGCGCCGAGGAGCCGAGCACCAAGGTCGCAACCTCGAGCTGA
- a CDS encoding DNA-binding transcriptional regulator, LysR family gives MPAIAPDWSLYRAFAAVLNEGSLSAAARSIGLSQPTLGRHIAALERALDITLFTRSPDGLEPTAAALSLRAEAEALASAADALFRAASGPLAENAGTVRITASEVIAAEALGPILATIQQEHPRIVLELAVSNRIGDLLRRDADVAVRMARPVQTGLVAKRLGKVELGLYAHPDYLSRRGTPKTPADLDAHAIIGFDTAHAYTRTFSLEGKPVTRERFSLRSDSDMGQLAAIRSGCGIGVCHGPIAHRAGLVRLLRSSFAPQVEMWLAMHQDLKTTARYRTVFDGLATGLAGYLRTDKRAASAP, from the coding sequence ATGCCTGCCATCGCCCCCGATTGGTCGCTCTACCGCGCCTTCGCCGCCGTCCTGAACGAGGGGTCGCTGTCAGCTGCCGCCCGATCGATCGGCCTCAGCCAGCCGACGCTCGGACGGCATATCGCCGCTCTGGAACGCGCTTTGGACATTACCCTGTTCACCCGCTCGCCGGACGGTCTGGAACCCACGGCTGCCGCGCTGTCGCTGAGGGCCGAAGCGGAAGCGCTGGCCTCGGCCGCCGATGCCCTCTTTCGCGCGGCGTCGGGTCCGCTGGCCGAGAATGCCGGGACCGTGCGCATCACGGCGAGCGAAGTGATCGCTGCCGAAGCGCTGGGGCCGATCCTCGCGACGATCCAGCAGGAGCATCCCCGCATCGTCCTGGAGCTCGCCGTCTCGAACCGCATCGGCGACCTCTTGCGGCGCGATGCCGATGTCGCGGTGCGCATGGCAAGACCGGTTCAGACGGGGCTCGTCGCCAAGCGGCTCGGCAAGGTCGAGCTCGGGCTCTACGCCCATCCGGATTATCTGTCTCGCCGCGGAACGCCGAAGACTCCGGCGGATCTCGACGCTCATGCCATCATCGGCTTCGACACCGCCCACGCCTATACGCGGACATTCAGCCTCGAAGGCAAACCGGTCACGCGCGAGCGCTTCTCGCTGCGCAGCGACAGCGATATGGGGCAACTCGCGGCCATCCGTTCGGGTTGCGGGATCGGGGTCTGCCACGGCCCGATCGCGCATCGTGCCGGATTGGTCCGCCTGCTGCGATCCTCATTCGCGCCCCAGGTCGAAATGTGGCTCGCCATGCATCAGGACCTGAAAACGACCGCCCGCTACCGCACCGTCTTCGACGGGCTCGCGACCGGCCTTGCCGGCTATCTGCGAACGGACAAGCGCGCCGCCTCCGCCCCCTGA
- a CDS encoding Pimeloyl-ACP methyl ester carboxylesterase → MTSNAPTPFTIDIPDVVLDDLRSRLDRTRFADALEGTGWDWGMNAAALQILVRHWRDFDWRAAEAAINEVPAFQARIDGVGLHVVHVRGEGKRRLPIILTNGWPSCYTELLPLIPLLTREREGLSFDVVIPSLPGYGFSKKPTAPGMNITRIADLWAKLMTILGYERFLAHGSDMGAGVVERLRANHAERMIGVHMVNVFSGYPQPDDPSAEERAFLESVPQWRMSEGAYAMLHATKPQTIAAALTDSPAGLAAWIGEKFAGWSDGDTISLDALCTVLTIYWATGTIASSQRLYREAFADAGAMSPPPKSGPPLGVVIFPRDILPAPRAWGERWFETAQWTVMPRGGHFPGFEVPHLLAADIRAFVGKIGGRQ, encoded by the coding sequence ATGACCTCGAATGCCCCCACGCCTTTCACCATCGATATTCCGGACGTCGTGCTCGATGACCTCCGCTCGCGGCTCGACCGGACCCGCTTTGCCGACGCGCTCGAAGGCACGGGCTGGGATTGGGGCATGAACGCCGCTGCGCTGCAGATACTGGTGAGGCATTGGCGCGATTTCGACTGGCGCGCCGCGGAGGCGGCGATCAACGAGGTTCCGGCGTTCCAGGCGCGGATCGACGGGGTCGGCCTGCATGTCGTCCATGTCCGCGGAGAGGGGAAACGACGTCTGCCCATCATCCTCACCAATGGCTGGCCGAGCTGCTACACCGAGCTGCTCCCTCTCATTCCCCTTTTGACGCGCGAGCGGGAAGGCCTGTCCTTCGACGTCGTCATCCCCTCCCTGCCCGGCTATGGCTTCTCCAAAAAGCCCACGGCGCCGGGCATGAACATCACCCGCATCGCCGATCTGTGGGCGAAGCTCATGACGATCCTCGGCTATGAGCGCTTCCTCGCTCATGGCAGCGACATGGGCGCGGGCGTCGTCGAGCGCCTGCGCGCCAACCATGCGGAGCGGATGATCGGCGTCCATATGGTCAATGTCTTCTCCGGTTATCCGCAGCCCGACGACCCCTCGGCTGAGGAGCGGGCATTCCTCGAGAGCGTGCCGCAATGGCGGATGTCCGAGGGGGCCTATGCCATGCTCCACGCCACCAAGCCGCAGACCATCGCGGCGGCCCTCACGGATTCGCCCGCCGGCCTCGCCGCCTGGATCGGCGAGAAATTCGCGGGCTGGTCGGACGGCGACACGATCTCGCTCGATGCGCTCTGCACGGTGCTGACCATCTATTGGGCGACGGGAACGATCGCCTCTTCGCAGCGGCTCTACCGCGAGGCCTTCGCCGATGCGGGCGCGATGTCGCCGCCGCCGAAATCCGGGCCGCCGCTCGGCGTCGTGATCTTCCCTCGCGATATCCTGCCGGCGCCGCGCGCTTGGGGCGAGCGCTGGTTCGAAACCGCCCAATGGACGGTGATGCCGCGCGGCGGGCATTTCCCGGGCTTCGAGGTGCCGCATCTCCTTGCCGCGGATATTCGCGCCTTCGTCGGCAAGATCGGTGGTCGGCAGTGA